A region from the Pelecanus crispus isolate bPelCri1 chromosome 11, bPelCri1.pri, whole genome shotgun sequence genome encodes:
- the SOCS1 gene encoding suppressor of cytokine signaling 1, with amino-acid sequence MVAHSKVSADNAVAADPRCLLDPPARDRSQARGYHGPGRPSAVQAQSNTHFRTFRSQADFSSITRASSLLDACGFYWGPLTVNAAHEKLKSEPEGTFLIRDSTQKNCFFAISVKTATGPTSIRINFQTGRFSLDGSKETFDCLFKLLEHYLSSPRKVLVTPLRKVRVQPLQELCRKSIVKTFGRENLNQIPLNPVLKDYLKSFPFQI; translated from the coding sequence ATGGTAGCGCACAGCAAGGTGTCAGCAGATAATGCAGTTGCAGCAGACCCAAGATGTCTACTTGACCCTCCGGCACGGGACCGTTCACAGGCTCGAGGCTACCACGGCCCAGGCCGGCCCAGCGCTGTGCAGGCACAGAGCAACACGCACTTCCGAACCTTTCGCTCGCAAGCGGATTTTAGTAGCATCACTCGAGCAAGCAGCCTGCTGGATGCCTGTGGCTTCTACTGGGGACCTCTGACTGTCAATGCTGCCCACGAGAAGCTGAAGTCTGAGCCTGAGGGCACCTTCCTCATCAGGGACAGCACACAAAAGAATTGCTTCTTTGCCATCAGTGTTAAGACTGCAACTGGACCCACTAGCATCCGGATAAACTTTCAGACTGGGCGTTTCAGCCTGGATGGCAGCAAAGAGACTTTTGACTGTCTTTTTAAGCTGCTGGAACATTACCTAAGCTCCCCGAGGAAGGTACTGGTTACCCCCCTGCGCAAAGTCCGTGTGCAGCCCCTGCAGGAGCTCTGTCGGAAGAGCATCGTGAAGACTTTTGGAAGAGAGAACTTAAACCAGATCCCCCTCAATCCTGTTTTAAAGGACTATCTGAAATCCTTCCCATTTCAGATATAA